In Bacteroidota bacterium, the sequence TCCCTGCCGGCCCGTTCGCGCTCGCGCTGATCAGTTCCCCGAGAACGAGATCCGGAAGTTGAACCCGCCGTTGAGCGTCGAGGTGCTCGGAATGCGGCTCCCTTCGCTCTCTAGTGACGTGTACCGCACGAACACGTCGGCGGTGACCTGGCTCGAGATCGTGTAGGAGACGCGCGGCTCCAAGGTGAGACGCGTCGACGCCTCGGGCGTCTGCGGGCTGCGCGGCGCCCCGGCAATCGTGTCCAGGAAGTCCTGCCGGAAGTTGAGGCGCTGGTCGCTGTTGTTCGCCGTCGAGAAGGTGAGCGACATCCGGACGTTGTTGTTGATCCGGCGGCGGTTGACGAACGGGAGCGGGATCCGGAGGCCGGTTTTCGAGAAGCTCAGGCGGACGGAGACTTCATCCGTCGTGCTCTCGGACACGTTCGCACCCGCGACGCTGAGCGAGAGCGCCCGGCTCTGGGTGAAGTTGACGTCGGCCTGGATGCCGCCCCGGAACGTCATGTTGAAGCCGATGAGCGGCTGGAAGCGCTCGTTGAGCCGGACGTTCTGCGACTGGCGTGCGTCGACCGGGACCTGGAACGATTGGCCCCCGATGGTCTCGTTCTCGAAGCTGCCGCCCTCGGCGAAGGCGAGCGCGTCGGAGCGGTAGTCCAGATCGTAGGTGGCCGAGTAGCCGTGGCGCACCGTCATTTGGGTGGTGAGCAGGCGGAAGAGCGGCCAGTTGCTGAGGCCGTTGTAGGTCACCGACCAGTTCGGCAGCGGCAGCGCGAAGAAGCTGTTCGGCCCGAAGCTGCCCAGGCTGCTCGTGAACGCGCCCCGGAAGTCGTCGGCGAGGCCGTTGTTGCTGAGTGCCGTCGTGAACGGAGCGCCGTTCTCGGTCACGAGCCCTGCGGCCAGATCGGCGAGGTAGCGGTCGCGGTGAACTTCGAGGAAGCGGTCGTAGGAGCCGCCGAGTGCCCAGACCGTCGCGGAGCCGCCGCCGTTCTCGATGGGCGGCGCCTCGTCTACGCTGCCGCCGTCCTCCGTGGGGATGAACGAGAACGTTGTGGAGCGATCCCAGCCGAGGTTCCAGTTCAAGTCCACACGCAGGCTACGCGTCAGTTCGAGGCTCGTGCGCGTCTGGATCTCGTTGGTGCGCGCCACGATGTCGTCGACCTGCAGGTTGCCGACGATGGCCGGGTCGAAGATGGTGCGGCGCGGGCGGTCTTCGAGGCCCAGGCGGTAAGCCAGCGACGGCCCTTCGCCGGTGATGGCGTCGAAGAGGTTGTAGGCGCTCCCATCGACGGCACCTGATCGCGTGGTGCGTCCGGCGTTGTACGTCGTCGTGAGGTCGCTGATGCCAGTCACGGCGAGGAAGAGCTGGCGACCAATCGAGAGCGGCGACGGAGGCCCCACGCGCTCGGGCACCTCCAGTTCGGCGCGCTCCTCCTCGGTGAGTTCCTCGCCCCGCTCCTCCGCTTCCTCCTCAGCCTCGGAGAGCCGTGCCTGGGCCGCCTCGCGGGCAGAGCGTCGCCGCCGCCGATCGTTGCGGTAGGTCTCTTCCGCGTCTTCGATGCGGCGGTAGAACCCGAACTCGCGTAGAAAGTCGCGGGGGCTGAGCGTCAGGCCGGTGCGCAGGTTGAGCGTGTTCGAGATGGAGGCCAGGCGCAGGTCAGGTGCGGTGTCTTCGAAGCCGGAGAGCGGCTGGAAAGTCCACTGGAAGCCCGACGAGTAGGAGATGGCCTGCGGCCGGATCCACCGCACGCCCTGCAGACGCGGCGTGAGCGTGGTGGTGAAGTTCTGCGAGTAGGTGTCCGTCTGGATGTCGCGCTGCCCGCTGAAGACGTCGCCCACGACACCGAACACGGGGATCACGTCGAGGCGCTCCGTGGTGAAGACGCGGAAGCCGTTCTCCGTCAGCGATTCCGCCGTGAACGTGGGGTCGATCTGGGGGGCTACCTCGTCGATCGTCTGGCCGAGAAACTCGCCCACGGGTGCCCCGGTCGAGTCGATCACGAAGGTGTCGTTGGTACGGTCGGCCCCGATCGCGCTCAGCACTTGGTTGAGATTGGAGCCGTAGGTGAGCGCGAGGAAGTTGAACGGGCTGTAGGCGAGGTCAAACGAGCGCCGGTGCGTGAAGGTGTGGTTCTCGCGGATGGCGTTGCGGTAGCGCTCCGGGACCGCTGCGATCTCGTCGCTGATCGAAATAGGCGCCCGCTGCTGGTTCTCGGCGACGGTGCGGCTCGCGTCGGCGTTGAACGACACCGACGACGGCAAGAGGTTGAGTTGGAGCCGAGCCAGCAGTCCCAGGATCGGGGTGTCGTCGAGGAGCCAGAACGGCCGGATGGTCTTGACGCCCGGCGGCCGCAGGCTGTAGCGCATCGACGCCGACCAACTGCTGCTGTTGTTGAACTGTTCAGAAGGGCTACGGCGCTCCGACCACGTGTTGGAGTACGACAGGGCCAGCCCGTCGATGGTGTAGCGCAGCCACGGCGACCGCGAGCCGCGCTTCGAGAACGGCACCGACACCGTGCGCGTGAAGCTCGCCGTCTCAGACTCTTCGCGATAGACCGCCACGAGGGAGTCTTGCTGTGTGGCCGAGAGGTTCGGGTCGTTCTGGGCTTGCTCGATGAGGTCGTCGAGCCGGATATCACCACCGCGTCGGGGCGAGAAGCGGGGGGTGGATGTGCGCTGCTGCACGGAGACCGTCACCGGCAACTGCACGCCGAGGCGCTCCGGCAGCAGCTTGTGCGCGTTGACGGTCGTGTTGAGCGTGTAGGCCTGCTGGTCGGTGAAGGTGCGGTCGCCGAGGCCGCTGGACAGGTCACCGAAGGCGTCAGTCTGGCGCTCGACGCGCCCGCGCACCGTGGCAAGGTCGGCGAGTTGGAGCGAGGCCGTCGCATACGCGCTCCAGCCGGGCTCCTCGTCGTAGCCCGCCACCCGTAGTTCGTTGAACCACACCTCCGGGTTGAGGGTGTTGTCGCTCACGTTGCGGACCCCGAGTACGATGGTCGTGATGCTCTCGATCGAGGGGTTGCCGCGGATGAAGATCCGAGCACCCGGTGGCGCGTCGGGCGGCGGCACCACGCCCGCATAGCGCTGCGTGGGCACGGCGTCCGGCGCGTTGTTGCGCTCCACCTTGAGCTGGTTCAGCGCCGAGAGCACCACGTTGAACGAGTTGCGGTCCACCGTCTCCCCATTGACGAGCACGCCCGTCTGCCAGATCAGATCGGCATCGACGACGTTGCCCGGCGCTTCGGGGTCATAGGGAAAGACGGGCTGCTCGATCTCGTAGTAGTCTTCGCTCTCGTTGGTGCCGAGGCGCAGGAACACCCGGAGGCTGTCGCCCTCCTCGCGCTCGAAGCCCTCGCCGTGCACGAACGCGCGGAGGTTGGTGTATTTGGTAAGGTCGAGTTGACTGCTGTAGGACCGGAAGATGCCCCGCGAGACGCCCGGCCCGAGGTTTTCGGCGCGCACCACGATGGCCTGCTCCCGCTGTAGGATGAAGACGCCCTGGGCGTCCTGCGTGCGGCTGATGAGCGCCCCGTTCGGGATCTGGTACTGGCTGCGGTTCTCCTCGCTGTTGACCGTGGCGATGAACAGCTGCGTCTCTTCGGCGGAGGCGGGCGTGCCGGGCTCCACGACGGCCTCGTCGTTGAAACCGACGAGGTCGGACTTGAGCCACTGGCTACCCACGAGGTCGAGCGTGGCGAAGCGCAGCGTAGCCGGGACGCGGTGCCCGTCAGTCCAGAGTCGGAGCGCCTCGATGCGGGAGAAGTCCTCGATGTTGCCGAAGGCGGTCCGCCCCGTCCGCGAGCGCACCGGGATGCGGATGAGTGTCCACTCCTCGTTGCCGGGGTTGCCGACCCGGTTGATGAAGTAGGGGTTGCAGTTCTGCTGCCCCTCGACCTCGCACGGCACGTTGATCACGTTGGGGCCGATGGGGACGGCATAGCGGTAGAACGACTCGGCGCGGTCGAGGCCGAGGTCGCGGTCGATGTCCTCGTCGTCGGGGAAGGTGGAGTTGCCCTGCCCGCCGCCGAGCTGCTGCTGGCTCTCGAAGGCGTTGAGCTCCGTGGCAGCGAAGAAGCGGCTGAAGCGTTCCTGGACGGTCGCGCCGCCGCCCTCGTAAAACGCGGGGTTGCCGTAGAAACCATCGTCCTCGAAGTAGACGAAGTCGTCGCCTGAGGGGTCGATCTCGGCGAGGGCGCGGTCGAGCGGGTTGGCGGCACCGAGTGCCGAGAGGAACGGCTGGAAGTTGTCGAAGGTCTGCTCCGACAGGGCATAGGGCACGCCGCCGTCCTGGTCCGCCGACGAGCGCAGACCGTCCAAGCCGAGGTCCTCAGTCTGCCGGGCCGCATCGTCCAGGTCCACGCTCCCCGAGGCGCTGCCCGTAGCGAGACGGCCGTAGGGGCTAAGGCTCGCGCCTTCCGCGTCGGTTTCCACGAGGCCGTCCTCCGTGTTGAAGCGCCCGTCCGGCAGAATGTCCTCCGAGAGCTGGCCGAGGTCGATGTAGAGCAGCGCGCCGTCGCTCACCTCGTCGGTCCCGTCCCGCCCGCCGTACGGGGCGATGATGAACTCGACGAACTCGATGTTGTTACGGCCGTCGAAGTCGTTGTAGCCCTCGGGCAGACGCTGCACGATGCCGCCCCAGACCTCCTCGGGTGCCGCCTGAAAGCTCGACGCAAGCTCCACGTTGTAGTTATAGGGTCCGCGGCGCGCCGGGTCGATGTAGAGGTCGAGCGGCGTAGCCACGTTGGGCTGGCCGGGGACCTCCTGGCGGTCGGCGAAGATTTCCCGGAGCGGCACTTGCCGGGTGGCCGGCGTGGCGCCGAGGCGGTTGACGAGGCCGTTCGAGCTGTAGAGGAACTGCTGGAGCGAGTACCACGACGTGAGGCCGCGCCAGTTGCTCACGAGCGTCGGGCTCGTCACGTCGAGGCTACCCAGGTTGGTCACGCTTGCATCGGGGCCCGCGCCCGCCGGACCGGCCGCGAGCCGCCACGCGCCGGCCTGGGTCAGCGAGAACGAGTTTTCGGTCCCCTCGAAGTCGTCGATGAAGGAGATGCCCTGGAGTTCGTCCGGGTTGAAGTCGCGCCCGTTGCCTTGCAATTCCTCGCGCGACGACTCGAAGGCGAACGTCTCGGGGTGCCCCGGCTGGAAGCGGGCGTATTCGCCCTTGATCTCGAACGAACTCGGGGCCTTCGTCTGGATGAGCGGCAGCGCGTCGGCGAAGCGGGTCAGCCAGCGCGGCTCTGCGGCGAAGCGCCCGTCGAAGCCGAAGATGGTGTTGTCGATGGGCTCCTCGCCGATGCGGTACTTGTCGATGAGCGGCCGCTCGGAGAGCCGCATCCAGGTGGCCCCGATGTCGAAGTCTTCGCCGATGGTGTAGTCCGCGCGCAGGCCCAGCAACGTCTTCCGTCCGATGGCGGCAAACTGATTGCGCTCGTAGTCGATGGAGATGTTTTGCCCGGCCGTGAGGAAGGCCTGGTTGATGATGAGCACCTCGCCCGTGGCGTAGTCCACCTGGTAGTCGGTGCCCTCGGTGAGCGGGACGCCGCCCGAGGTGACGCGCACCGAGCCTTCCACAACGGCGAAGCCGAGGCTGTAGGACTCCTGCACGCTCGACCGGAACGAGCCCACGATCGCGTAGCGGTCGAGCCCGGGGAAGCGCCGCGCGTTCTCCTGCTTCGACGTGTAGAGCGTGTCGAAGGCGTAGGCGTTGGTGGCCGCCTCGGCGTTGGCGATGTTCGCCTCGCCGGTGAACTGGACGGACAGCGGCTCGCCGTTCAGCGTTCCGTTGCCCTCGAAGACGTCGCGGAGGCGCGCGCCGAACGGCTCTAGGAACGGGAAGATGACGCGCCCGTTGCCCGCGTTGATCGTGAGGCCGTTCACGAAGTCGAACTCCGCGTTGGGCTGCGGCGTGCTGCCGTCGTTGTCCAGGCGGTCGAGGCCGAGCGTGGTAAGGATGGTGCGCTGCTGACCGACGGTGACCCCTGGCAGCGTCTCCTGCGCGGGCTGCCCCGACGGCGCGTAGACGATGTCGAGTTCGAGGTCGTCGGCGCGGAGCGAGCGCCCGCCGATGCGGTAGATGTTGCGCATCGTGAGCGCCCACGACGCGTCGAACGCGGTCGGGTTGTCGCCGCGGAGCAGCTTCAGGATGATGCGCCGCCCGTTGAGGTCGGTGCCGGTCTCCTGGTCGAAGTCGCCCACCTGCACGATGGTGCCGTCGGTGCGGCGGTACTGAAACGCGATGGCGATCTGCTCGTCGGGGCTCAGGCTGCGGTTGAGCGAGAGGTAGCCGAGTTGCGGGTCGAACTCGTAGTCACGGCCCTCGGCGAGCTTGCGGAAGCGGGAGTCCGCGTAGTCGGCGATGTCGAGGTTGAACTGGGCCTCAAAATTGACCGCGCTGGAGGAGTCGCGGAGCTGCTCCAGGTCCGCGTCGGCGTACTGGTCGTTGGCCTCGTCGGGGAGCGGTGCGGCGGTGCCGAACGCCGCGAGGTAGGCATCGCCGCCCGCGAGGACACCGTCCGGCAGGTCCGGATTCACCACCGGACCGCCGGGCCCCGGCTCGCCGAGGTCGACGAGGGCGACCGCCTGGGCGAGGCCCTCCGTCAGCTGGTTGGTCTGGCTGACCGACTGGTCCTTGAGCCACACGTCGATGCCGACGATCTGGTCGAAGGCCGGGTCGGCGATGATGTTGGGCGGGCGGCTGAGCGCCACGTCCCATCGGTTGCGGAAGTAGTAGCCGAGGAAGAAGTGCGCGTTGTCCTCGTACTCGTAGGGCGCGATGTCGAAGTTCGTGGTCTGGCTGCCGCCCTCGATTTCGAGCGCGTCGCCCTCGGCGTCCTGCTGGCTGGCCACGAGCGTCACGCCGAGGCCGCCGAAGCGGAGGTCGGTGCGGATGCCGAAGAGGCGCTGGCCGCCGCGGATGAGGTCGCTCGGCGTCTGGAGGAATACGTTCCCCGCCTCGATGCGCTGGATGATGTCGTCGTCGTAGCCCTCGTAGAGCAGCTTGACCTGGTTCTCGAACTCGAACGTGTTCTGCGTGTCGTAGTTGACGCCGATGTTGAGCTTGTCGCCGATGGTGCCGTCGATGCCGAGGGCGAGTTCCTGGGCGAAGTCGGGGTTGAGGCGCCCGCCCTGGCCGGTGGCGGCCTGCTGCTGCTCGTTCTCCTGGTAGGAGAAGCCGAGGTTGATGTTGGCGTTGCCGGTCACGTTGAGCGCCACCTCGTTCTTGCCGAAGATGGTCTCGAACGCACCGCCGCGCCCGCCGGGCACCGCGATGGTCAGGCGGAGGTCGCCGCGCCCACGGCTGCGTCGCCGGAGTTGCTCCTGCGCCACGCTGCGGAAGTTCTCCTTGATGACCGACGCGCGGAGCGCCGCCTGGAACTCAGCCAGGTCCACCTCGACGGGCACGCGCACGTCCTGGTCACGGACCGTCTCGCGGATGGAATAGCGCAGGTCAACCGAGTCCAGTTGGGCATCGCGGCGCCAGTAGTTGCCGGGCGCGAAGTCGAACGGGCGCGCGCGGCGCTCCACGACGGAAGCGAGTCGGCTGTCGCGCCGCCGCATCGGGAAGTACGTCGAGGCGCGCGTCGTGTCGAGCGTCGTGGTGTCGCCGATGGCGGCCACCCGGAGCGACTCCACGTCGGCGGGGTCAAACGGGGGGAGGTTGGCCGTGTCGGCGGGCTCGACTTGCCCGATCGCCACGGAATCGGTGTCGGCCACGGCGACATACCGCCACACCGAGGGGCTGCCTGCTCCAGCGGCCACGCTCGCCTGCCATCCCGACGCCGCGACCAGGAGGGCTAGGGTAGCCACGCTGGCAACTAGGGTCCACCAGCGTGCGCGCCGAATTGCAGGGGGCAGCGCGCCCGGGTGCTCCGCAACCGCGCGCCCCGTAGAGGCAGCGGTCGATTCCGAAGGCGAGGCAGGAGTCGGCACGGGATTCGGCTACGTACGACGTCGGGAACCCGCACGCAGCGCGGCGGGACCAGGTGCAGGAGACGGGTGGGGCGTAGCAGAATCCTTCGACTAGGCGTGCGCGCGACGGCGCGGACTGGACAGGAAAAACCGGGCGAGAAACTACGGCGTGGCCTTGCGGCTCGCAAACCGCGCACGGGGCATTTCAGTGCGCCAGGCCGCACCCGGAGCGGCACTCCGAGAACCGCACTGACCCCGGAACGCCACGCCTGCCGGTTGTAGTGTGCGAGCCCTAGCGGGAAAACACGGCCGGCCACGAGCCAAGCCCTGCCAGGCCCGGATCCGGGCGACGAGTCGAACGCAGTGGTAGCGGAATCGAAGCCCGGAGCGGAATCGAAGCTGGGAGCGGCCATCAGCCTGAATGTCGCTATGACCTAGCTGAGGGCAGCCCCGTTCATCAGCACAGCCAAGGCTTCGCGCTGCCGCTCGATGCGTGCGTCATGCCTCAGGACGGTCGGCGGCGCGGCTCGAACCGCACAGTCGTTGAGCGGGCAACGCTCGCAGGTCAGGTTCACCTTCGAGACGGGCACGTCGGGGTCGTCCCACCAGCGCACGACCCGCTTGAAGTCCGCGTCGATGCGGAAGCCGAGCGACACCACGGAGTTGACGCCAGGCTTCAGCGCAAGTGGGCGCGCCACGGCGATGGCGAAGAACTCAGCGGCGTCGTTGACGAAGCGTACCCGCTGCGCACGCACAACCGGCGGCGGGTTGCCGATGGTCTGCTGCGCGTCTTCGAGCGCCCGCAGCGTCTCCATCGACACCCAGCGACGGCAGTAGTGCTCCAGCGCAGAGATGCCATGGGGCACGGGCACACGCGACATGTTGAACACCTTTGTCAGCTTGTACTCGTCGGTGCCCAGCCGGTGGTTGAAGCGCATGAAGTAGATCTCGTCGAGCCCGAAGTCGGTCGGGATGACCTCCGTGAGCCGGTAGTAGAGCATCTCCGGCGTGACGCGGTAGGCGTCGAGGCCGCGCAGGATTTGCTTAGGGTCCCACTGCTCCCCGGCGAAGAGCGCGGTGAGGTCGCGGCGAACGCGCTCCCGCGGCATGAGGAGCGCCCCGGCGAAGTAGGACGCCTTGAAGTGGTTGAGCACCTGGTCAAACGACTTCGGCTCAATCCACGTCGAGGTCGTCGGGCGGTCGGTGAGGCCGAGGTGGTGGTAGCCGATCTCGCGCGCGTAGACGAACGCCCGCTGTGACGGCATCAGCTTCGGGTTGACGTGCAGCACCGCGCCCATCGCTCTGTTGCGCTTGCGCCTCGGGCCGGCCGGGGCGCGGAAGATCGAGCGCAGCCGGTCGAGGTCGGGGTGCCCGGGGATCGCGTCCAGATCGACGGTGATGCCGAACCGCTCGGCGAGCGCGCCGCGCAGGTCCTCGTCGGTCAACCGGGCCTCCACGTCGAAGCCCGCCGCCGCCCGGAAGGCCTCGGCTTGGGCCTCGATGTCGGGGAAATAGTTGCGGTGCATCTGCTGGTAGGACCGCAGCGCCGCGAAGAGGAAGTGCTCGTTGCGGAGGTCGTAGTGCCGCATCACCTCCAGGAACGTCCGTACGAGAGCGCTGCCCTCCTCGGGCTTGCCCGCGACCAGCCGAATCACGTCCTCTGGCTCCACGCCGAACAGCTCGAACGGGAACTCCCGCAGAAAGGGCGAGGCGATAGCGGTCTTGATGTCCTGCAGTTCGTCCTCCACGCGGAGCGAGACGAGGTCGTCGTAGGTGGTACCGAGTGCCGAGGCCAGCTCAATGAGCTTCTCGGGCTTGGGGTACTTCTTGCCCTTTTCGATCTCGGAGAGGTAGGAGATCGACACGCCTGCGGCTTCGGCGACGTCGCGGAGCGGGCGGCCCTGCTCCTGGCGCAGCGTCTTGAGCTTCAGGCCGAGGATGAGGCGGAGTTGGTCGGCGTTTTCGGACATCGGGGAACGCAGGGGGGTGGCAGGATGGAGTCGCTTCCGAAAAAACCGGAAGCGCTTCCGAAGCTTAATGCCGCAGGTATAGAGGTAAAGCGGTTACATCGTTCGCTGGGAGCGAAAGATAGGGCGAAAAACCTACCGACGAATGAAAGTAATCTGTTAGCGAAATTTCGCTTGCTTCCAGATATACGCGGCTCTAGGTTGTCCTCCCGCCGTCCATGCCCTCTGCACGCTCCCTACCTCCCACGCCCATGCAGCCCCCCCTCACCGACCGCTCCAACGAACTCGCCGACGGCGTCGAGATCAACACCTTTGCTTGGACGCCGCAGGCGCGCCGCCTGCTCACGCCCGACGCCCTCGCGCTGCTCGCCCGCCTCCACCGTGCGCTGGAGCCCGAGCGCCAGAGCCTTCTCATGGCCCGCAAGGCCCGCCAGGAGTCCTTCGACAACGGCGCGCGCCCCGGCTTTCTCGAACCGACCGAGCACCCGGACGCACGTGGCGACTGGCAGGTGGCGCCGCTGCCCGAGGACCTCCAGATGCGCCGCGTCGAGATCACGGGTCCCGTTTCGGACGCGAAGATGGTGATCAACATGCTCTCGCGCACGGCCGACGGGCAGCGCGCCGACTGCGCGATGGTCGACTTCGAGGACTCGATGAAGCCGTCCTGGAACAACGTCATGCAGGGCGTCGAGAACGTGATCGGCATCGCCGAGGGCACGCTCTCGGCCGAGAAGACTGACGCGATGGGCGTGGTCGTGAAGCGCTACCAGCTCGACCCTGCCGACATGGCGCTCCCCATGGTGCGCGTGCGCGGCCTCCACCTCGACGAGTCCAACCTCCGCATCGACGGCGCGCCGATCTCAGGCGGCCTGCTCGACTTCGCGCTGGTCGCCTACCACACGGCTAAAACCTTCATAGCGAAGGGCACCACGCCGAAGTTCTACGTCCCGAAAGTCGAGCACTACCTCGAAGCGCGCTGGTGGAACACGCTCATGGACGGCATCGAGGACGCGCTCGGGCTGGAGCGCTCGACGGTCCGTGCGACGTTCCTCATCGAGACGCTGCCCGCCGCCTACCAGATGGAGGAGATCCTCTACGAGATCCGCACGCACGCGGCGGGCCTCAACGGCGGGCGCTGGGACAAGATTTTCTCGGACATCAAGACGCTCCGCGCGCACGCCGACCGCGTGATGGCCGACCGCGCCACGATCGGCATGAACCGCGACTGGATGAGCAACTATGCCAAGCAGCTCATCCGCGTGTGCCACACCCGCGGCGCCTTCGGCATGGGCGGCATGGCGGCGTTCACGCCTGGCCGCGACCCCGAACTGCGCACGCGCCAGACCGCGAAGGTTGTCGCCGACAAGGAGTTCGAGGCGTCCATCGGCCACGACGGCTGCTGGGTGTCGCACCCCTACTTCATCGGCCCGGCGATGGAGCCCTTCCTCGCCCAGCTCGACGGGGCCAAGAACCAACTCGGCGTGATCCCCGCCCTACCCGAGCGCCCCGACCTGCTCCCGAAGTCGGACGGCCCCAAGACGATGGCCGGGCTGCGCACCAACGTCCGCGTCGGCATCGCCTACATGAAGGGCTGGAACCAGGACATCGGCTGCGTGGCCTGGGACAACCTCATGGAGGACCTGGCCACGCTGGAGATCAGCCGCTCGCAAACGTGGCAGTGGCTCCACCAGAGCATCTTCCTCGACGAAGGCCCGCAGGTGACGAAGTCGCTCGTGCTGAGCATCTTCGACCAGGAGCTAGCCGAGATCAAAGAGGAGATCGGCGATGCGATGGCGGGCCAGCCCGAGGCCGTCGTCGCGGCCGAACTCGCGCGCTACGAGCAGGCCGCTCGCGACGCCGCTGCCATCTTCACCGAGGACGCCATGCGCGACTTCCTCACGACCCGCTCCGACCTCGCTGGCGTCGCTACCGACCGCGCCGTGATGGTGTGATGCTTCCAGACGGCTCCCCCCGTCCTGCGTCGCCTCCGTTCTGTCGAACTCCGCTCCTCGGACTGTCCCCCTCACACGTGAGGGGGGCAGCTTCCCGACCCTTCAGGGGGAGGGAAGCAGGGGGAGCCGCCTCAACTTCCGATCCCCCAACCCGCCCGTCCCGCCTTCGGGCTAGCCCTCAACGCCATGGAACTCCGCATGACCTCCGTCGACCAGGCCGCCCTTGCCATCCAGCAGGACTGGGACACCAACCCGCGCTGGAAAGGCGTCACCCGCGACTACACTGCCACCGACGTAGCGCGCCTCCAGAACTCGTTCCCGATCGAGTACACCCTCGCCAAGATGGGCGCGGAGCGGCTGTGGAACCTGATCCACGAGGGCAACGGCGAGTTCGTTGCGGCGCTCGGCGCGCTCACGGGCGGGCAGGCGCTCCAGCAGGTCAAGGCGGGCCTCAAGGCGATCTACCTCTCTGGCTGGCAGGTCGCGGCCGACGCGAACCTCGCGGGCGAGATGTACCCCGACCAGAGCCTCTACCCTGCCGACTCGGTCCCGAAGGTCGTCCAGCGGATCAACAACACGCTGCTGCGCGCCGACCAGATCGCCCGTGCTGAGGGTGGCCAGGACGAGACCTATTACATGGCCCCGATCATGGCCGACGCCGAGGCGGGCTTTGGCGGCGTGCTCAACGCCTATGAGCTGATGAAGGGCATGATCCGCGCAGGCGCAGCGGGCGTCCACTTCGAGGACCAGCTCGCGGCCGAGAAGAAGTGCGGCCACCTCGGCGGCAAGGTGCTCGTACCCACGCAGGAGTTCGTGCAGAAGCTCAACGCCGCGCGCCTCGCCGCCGACGTACTCGGCGTGCCGACGCTCCTCGTCGCCCGCACCGACGCCGAAGCCGCCACGCTTATCACGAGCGACGTAGACCCCTACGACGCGCCGTTCATCGACCGCGAGCAGGGCAGGACGCCGGAGGGCTTCTACCACGTCCGCAACGGCATGGAGGCCTGCATCGCCCGCGGGCTCGCCTACGCCCCCTACGCCGACCTCGTGTGGATGGAGACCAGCCATCCCGACTTGGAACAGGCCCGCGTCTTCGCCGAGGCCATCCACGCGAAGTACCCCGACCAACTGCTCGCCTACAACTGCTCGCCGAGCTTCAACTGGAAGCAGCACATGGGCGACGCCGAGCTGGCCGTTTACCAGAAGGAACTCGCCAAGCTGGGCTACACCTTCCAGTTCA encodes:
- the sprA gene encoding cell surface protein SprA, producing MATLALLVAASGWQASVAAGAGSPSVWRYVAVADTDSVAIGQVEPADTANLPPFDPADVESLRVAAIGDTTTLDTTRASTYFPMRRRDSRLASVVERRARPFDFAPGNYWRRDAQLDSVDLRYSIRETVRDQDVRVPVEVDLAEFQAALRASVIKENFRSVAQEQLRRRSRGRGDLRLTIAVPGGRGGAFETIFGKNEVALNVTGNANINLGFSYQENEQQQAATGQGGRLNPDFAQELALGIDGTIGDKLNIGVNYDTQNTFEFENQVKLLYEGYDDDIIQRIEAGNVFLQTPSDLIRGGQRLFGIRTDLRFGGLGVTLVASQQDAEGDALEIEGGSQTTNFDIAPYEYEDNAHFFLGYYFRNRWDVALSRPPNIIADPAFDQIVGIDVWLKDQSVSQTNQLTEGLAQAVALVDLGEPGPGGPVVNPDLPDGVLAGGDAYLAAFGTAAPLPDEANDQYADADLEQLRDSSSAVNFEAQFNLDIADYADSRFRKLAEGRDYEFDPQLGYLSLNRSLSPDEQIAIAFQYRRTDGTIVQVGDFDQETGTDLNGRRIILKLLRGDNPTAFDASWALTMRNIYRIGGRSLRADDLELDIVYAPSGQPAQETLPGVTVGQQRTILTTLGLDRLDNDGSTPQPNAEFDFVNGLTINAGNGRVIFPFLEPFGARLRDVFEGNGTLNGEPLSVQFTGEANIANAEAATNAYAFDTLYTSKQENARRFPGLDRYAIVGSFRSSVQESYSLGFAVVEGSVRVTSGGVPLTEGTDYQVDYATGEVLIINQAFLTAGQNISIDYERNQFAAIGRKTLLGLRADYTIGEDFDIGATWMRLSERPLIDKYRIGEEPIDNTIFGFDGRFAAEPRWLTRFADALPLIQTKAPSSFEIKGEYARFQPGHPETFAFESSREELQGNGRDFNPDELQGISFIDDFEGTENSFSLTQAGAWRLAAGPAGAGPDASVTNLGSLDVTSPTLVSNWRGLTSWYSLQQFLYSSNGLVNRLGATPATRQVPLREIFADRQEVPGQPNVATPLDLYIDPARRGPYNYNVELASSFQAAPEEVWGGIVQRLPEGYNDFDGRNNIEFVEFIIAPYGGRDGTDEVSDGALLYIDLGQLSEDILPDGRFNTEDGLVETDAEGASLSPYGRLATGSASGSVDLDDAARQTEDLGLDGLRSSADQDGGVPYALSEQTFDNFQPFLSALGAANPLDRALAEIDPSGDDFVYFEDDGFYGNPAFYEGGGATVQERFSRFFAATELNAFESQQQLGGGQGNSTFPDDEDIDRDLGLDRAESFYRYAVPIGPNVINVPCEVEGQQNCNPYFINRVGNPGNEEWTLIRIPVRSRTGRTAFGNIEDFSRIEALRLWTDGHRVPATLRFATLDLVGSQWLKSDLVGFNDEAVVEPGTPASAEETQLFIATVNSEENRSQYQIPNGALISRTQDAQGVFILQREQAIVVRAENLGPGVSRGIFRSYSSQLDLTKYTNLRAFVHGEGFEREEGDSLRVFLRLGTNESEDYYEIEQPVFPYDPEAPGNVVDADLIWQTGVLVNGETVDRNSFNVVLSALNQLKVERNNAPDAVPTQRYAGVVPPPDAPPGARIFIRGNPSIESITTIVLGVRNVSDNTLNPEVWFNELRVAGYDEEPGWSAYATASLQLADLATVRGRVERQTDAFGDLSSGLGDRTFTDQQAYTLNTTVNAHKLLPERLGVQLPVTVSVQQRTSTPRFSPRRGGDIRLDDLIEQAQNDPNLSATQQDSLVAVYREESETASFTRTVSVPFSKRGSRSPWLRYTIDGLALSYSNTWSERRSPSEQFNNSSSWSASMRYSLRPPGVKTIRPFWLLDDTPILGLLARLQLNLLPSSVSFNADASRTVAENQQRAPISISDEIAAVPERYRNAIRENHTFTHRRSFDLAYSPFNFLALTYGSNLNQVLSAIGADRTNDTFVIDSTGAPVGEFLGQTIDEVAPQIDPTFTAESLTENGFRVFTTERLDVIPVFGVVGDVFSGQRDIQTDTYSQNFTTTLTPRLQGVRWIRPQAISYSSGFQWTFQPLSGFEDTAPDLRLASISNTLNLRTGLTLSPRDFLREFGFYRRIEDAEETYRNDRRRRRSAREAAQARLSEAEEEAEERGEELTEEERAELEVPERVGPPSPLSIGRQLFLAVTGISDLTTTYNAGRTTRSGAVDGSAYNLFDAITGEGPSLAYRLGLEDRPRRTIFDPAIVGNLQVDDIVARTNEIQTRTSLELTRSLRVDLNWNLGWDRSTTFSFIPTEDGGSVDEAPPIENGGGSATVWALGGSYDRFLEVHRDRYLADLAAGLVTENGAPFTTALSNNGLADDFRGAFTSSLGSFGPNSFFALPLPNWSVTYNGLSNWPLFRLLTTQMTVRHGYSATYDLDYRSDALAFAEGGSFENETIGGQSFQVPVDARQSQNVRLNERFQPLIGFNMTFRGGIQADVNFTQSRALSLSVAGANVSESTTDEVSVRLSFSKTGLRIPLPFVNRRRINNNVRMSLTFSTANNSDQRLNFRQDFLDTIAGAPRSPQTPEASTRLTLEPRVSYTISSQVTADVFVRYTSLESEGSRIPSTSTLNGGFNFRISFSGN